One window of the Streptomyces asoensis genome contains the following:
- the rlmB gene encoding 23S rRNA (guanosine(2251)-2'-O)-methyltransferase RlmB codes for MAANNRRMSGKKGAQVGSGGQRRRGLEGKGPTPPAEMRKKHKANRIATAKAKQAVRRPAQRGRGGKGTSEMVVGRNSVVEALREGVPATMLYVQQFIDNDERVREALQLAAERGGIHLMEAPRPELDRMTNGLNHQGLVLQVPPYEYAHPEDLASAAYDHGEDPLIVALDGVTDPRNLGAVVRSVSAFGGHGVVVPERRAAGMTAGAWKTSAGAAARTPVARATNLTRALEAYKKAGIAVVGLAADGEHEVGTLKALDGPVVIVVGSEGKGLSRLVGETCDFRVRIPMPGGAESLNAGVAAGIVLYEAARRRG; via the coding sequence ATGGCAGCCAACAACCGCCGCATGTCCGGCAAGAAGGGCGCGCAGGTCGGCAGTGGCGGCCAGCGGCGCCGGGGCCTGGAAGGCAAGGGTCCCACCCCGCCCGCCGAGATGCGCAAGAAGCACAAGGCGAACCGCATCGCGACCGCCAAGGCGAAGCAGGCCGTGCGCCGGCCCGCACAGCGCGGCCGTGGCGGCAAGGGCACGTCCGAGATGGTCGTCGGCCGCAACTCCGTCGTCGAGGCGCTGCGCGAGGGCGTGCCCGCGACGATGCTCTACGTGCAGCAGTTCATCGACAACGACGAGCGGGTGCGCGAGGCGCTCCAGCTCGCCGCCGAGCGCGGTGGCATCCACCTCATGGAGGCCCCGCGTCCCGAGCTGGACCGCATGACCAACGGCCTCAACCACCAGGGCCTGGTCCTCCAGGTCCCGCCGTACGAGTACGCGCACCCCGAGGACCTGGCGTCGGCCGCCTACGACCACGGCGAGGACCCGCTGATCGTCGCCCTCGACGGCGTGACCGACCCGCGCAACCTGGGTGCCGTCGTCCGCTCCGTCTCCGCCTTCGGCGGTCACGGTGTCGTCGTCCCCGAGCGCCGCGCGGCCGGTATGACGGCCGGCGCCTGGAAGACGTCCGCCGGTGCGGCCGCCCGTACCCCGGTCGCCCGCGCCACCAACCTCACCCGCGCCCTGGAGGCCTACAAGAAGGCCGGGATCGCGGTCGTCGGCCTGGCCGCCGACGGCGAGCACGAGGTCGGCACGCTGAAGGCGTTGGACGGCCCGGTCGTCATCGTCGTCGGCAGCGAGGGCAAGGGCCTCTCCCGCCTGGTCGGCGAGACCTGCGACTTCCGGGTTCGGATCCCGATGCCGGGTGGCGCGGAATCCCTCAACGCGGGTGTGGCGGCCGGGATCGTGCTGTACGAGGCGGCTCGGCGGCGGGGGTGA
- the cysS gene encoding cysteine--tRNA ligase, with product MTIRLYDTSARQIRDFAPLQPGCVSIYLCGATVQAAPHIGHIRSGLNFDIMRRWFAHRGYDVTFIRNVTDIDDKIIAKSHDQGRPWWSIGYENERAFNDGYQALGCLPPTYEPRATGHVPEMIEMMRGLIERGHAYESEGNVYFDVRSFPEYLQLSNQELDNLLQPSADGETGKRDQRDFALWKSVKPGEPSWETPWGRGRPGWHLECSAMAHKYLGPVFDIHGGGLDLIFPHHENEIAQAKAYGDEFARYWVHNAWVTMSGEKMSKSLGNSVLVSEMVKQWRPIVLRYYLGTPHYRSMIEYSEESLREAESAFARIEGFVQRVVEKAGGVVEPAAEVPPAFAEAMDDDLGVPQALAIVHTTVRQGNSALAADDKEAAVARLAEVRAMLGVLGLDPLDAHWAGEESRGEDLHGVVDSLVRLVLDQRESARGRKDWATADAIRDQLTQSGLAIEDGPQGPRWSLGPR from the coding sequence GTGACCATTCGCCTGTACGACACCAGTGCCCGGCAGATCCGTGACTTCGCCCCGCTCCAGCCGGGTTGTGTCTCGATCTACCTCTGTGGTGCCACCGTGCAGGCGGCCCCGCACATCGGGCACATCCGTTCGGGCCTGAACTTCGACATCATGCGCCGCTGGTTCGCCCACCGCGGCTACGACGTCACGTTCATCCGCAACGTCACCGACATCGACGACAAGATCATCGCCAAGTCGCACGACCAGGGCCGCCCCTGGTGGTCGATCGGGTACGAGAACGAGCGGGCGTTCAACGACGGCTACCAGGCGCTGGGTTGCCTGCCGCCGACCTACGAACCCCGCGCCACCGGGCACGTCCCCGAGATGATCGAGATGATGCGCGGGCTGATCGAGCGCGGTCACGCCTACGAGTCCGAGGGCAACGTCTACTTCGACGTGCGCTCGTTCCCGGAGTACCTCCAGCTGTCCAACCAGGAGCTGGACAACCTGCTCCAGCCCTCGGCGGACGGCGAGACCGGCAAGCGCGACCAGCGCGACTTCGCCCTGTGGAAGTCCGTCAAGCCGGGGGAGCCGAGCTGGGAGACCCCCTGGGGCCGCGGGCGTCCGGGCTGGCACCTCGAGTGCTCGGCGATGGCGCACAAGTACCTCGGCCCGGTCTTCGACATCCACGGCGGCGGCCTCGACCTGATCTTCCCGCACCACGAGAACGAGATCGCCCAGGCCAAGGCCTACGGCGACGAGTTCGCGCGGTACTGGGTGCACAACGCCTGGGTCACCATGAGCGGCGAGAAGATGTCGAAGTCGCTGGGCAACAGCGTCCTCGTCTCCGAGATGGTGAAGCAGTGGCGCCCGATCGTGCTGCGCTACTACCTCGGTACGCCCCACTACCGCTCGATGATCGAGTACAGCGAGGAGTCGCTGCGCGAGGCAGAGTCGGCGTTCGCGCGGATCGAGGGGTTCGTGCAGCGCGTCGTCGAGAAGGCCGGGGGAGTCGTCGAGCCGGCGGCCGAGGTGCCGCCCGCCTTCGCCGAGGCGATGGACGACGACCTGGGTGTCCCGCAGGCGCTCGCCATCGTGCACACGACGGTCCGGCAGGGGAACTCGGCCCTCGCCGCCGACGACAAGGAAGCCGCCGTGGCCCGCCTCGCCGAGGTCCGTGCCATGCTCGGCGTCCTCGGTCTGGACCCGCTCGACGCCCACTGGGCCGGCGAGGAGAGCCGGGGTGAGGACCTGCACGGCGTGGTCGACAGCCTCGTACGACTCGTCCTCGACCAGCGCGAGTCGGCCCGCGGGCGCAAGGACTGGGCGACCGCGGACGCCATTCGTGACCAGCTCACCCAGTCCGGCCTGGCCATCGAGGACGGCCCGCAGGGGCCGCGCTGGAGCCTCGGCCCGCGTTAG
- a CDS encoding DoxX family membrane protein, with translation MSVDTRTPRTPTGDRSSGFDDAPALSMVKVPSDPAQIIVSHASFRVQLGASARRNQSPRIARHVSAIDDTARIPAVGAAGRAGAATGGRRRAVVWSGKSAPDDTGAHRLLQAVRAGSVGHGEPRGGDAGATQVIPRVGMGDRGYDGDLAAQTLETPIVGAQRTPVDDRQRILPNMRGVGSAYDEPAYDDARFEDFGEADADPEPASRTRRQGDDPARHAYYPGRRMNLGVVLLPLRVFLGFISIYAGMGKLCDPVYFDGGKRGSMVKWLNTLHPWEVAEPLRQFALHHPVGSGLVIAFLQVVVGVLTVLGCWQRVAAVVGAGLSAALIVTVSWKTVPVYDTPDIIYLAAWSPLIIAGAPVYSVDGRLAAGAWRRLGPRSDLWELRRHVLRRGALVTAIAVGLTLLVGSLLGGAVRDADRVVVPGPGEPPRNELPGSPLPEKSGTHKASRKPAASSSPTQGATSAAPTAGTDSEPSEAQDSGTTGSGEAGAPSQTQGTAGEAPPEQSSPVEQAPATSSGPSSGGSATSGGSTSGGGGSDGGSSSSGQPGLVGGLLG, from the coding sequence ATGAGTGTGGACACCAGAACACCCCGCACACCCACGGGGGACCGCTCGTCGGGATTCGACGACGCTCCCGCGCTGAGCATGGTGAAGGTGCCGAGCGATCCGGCGCAGATCATCGTCAGCCACGCGAGCTTCCGCGTGCAGCTGGGCGCGTCGGCGCGGCGTAACCAATCCCCGCGGATCGCCCGGCACGTGAGCGCCATCGATGACACCGCGCGCATCCCCGCCGTCGGGGCGGCGGGCAGAGCGGGCGCCGCCACCGGTGGCCGTCGGCGGGCCGTCGTCTGGAGCGGCAAGTCCGCCCCGGACGACACCGGCGCCCACCGACTGCTCCAGGCCGTGCGGGCAGGCAGCGTCGGCCACGGCGAACCGCGCGGCGGCGACGCCGGAGCCACCCAGGTCATCCCCCGCGTCGGCATGGGCGACCGGGGTTACGACGGCGATCTCGCCGCGCAGACCCTCGAGACCCCGATCGTCGGCGCCCAGCGGACGCCCGTCGACGACCGGCAGCGGATCCTGCCGAACATGCGCGGCGTCGGCAGCGCCTACGACGAACCCGCCTACGACGACGCCCGGTTCGAGGACTTCGGGGAAGCCGACGCCGACCCGGAACCGGCTTCGCGCACCCGGCGGCAGGGCGACGACCCCGCCCGGCACGCCTATTACCCGGGCCGCCGGATGAACCTCGGCGTGGTCCTGCTTCCGCTGCGCGTCTTCCTCGGCTTCATCTCCATCTACGCCGGCATGGGCAAGCTGTGCGACCCCGTCTACTTCGACGGCGGCAAGCGCGGCTCCATGGTGAAGTGGCTCAACACCCTCCACCCGTGGGAAGTCGCCGAGCCGCTGCGTCAGTTCGCCCTGCACCACCCCGTCGGCTCCGGCCTCGTCATCGCCTTCCTCCAGGTCGTCGTGGGCGTCCTCACGGTCCTGGGCTGCTGGCAGCGGGTCGCCGCGGTCGTCGGCGCCGGACTCTCGGCCGCGCTCATCGTGACCGTCAGCTGGAAGACCGTCCCGGTCTACGACACCCCCGACATCATCTACCTCGCCGCCTGGTCGCCGCTGATCATCGCCGGCGCCCCCGTCTACTCGGTGGACGGCCGGCTCGCCGCCGGTGCGTGGCGTCGGCTCGGCCCGCGCTCCGACCTGTGGGAGCTGCGTCGTCACGTGCTGCGTCGTGGCGCCCTGGTGACCGCGATCGCCGTCGGGCTCACCCTGCTCGTCGGCTCGCTGCTCGGCGGCGCCGTCCGCGACGCCGACCGGGTGGTCGTCCCCGGCCCGGGCGAGCCCCCGCGCAACGAGCTGCCCGGCTCGCCGCTGCCGGAGAAGTCCGGTACGCACAAGGCCTCCCGGAAGCCGGCCGCGTCCAGCTCGCCCACCCAGGGAGCCACCTCGGCGGCCCCGACGGCGGGCACGGACAGCGAGCCCTCCGAGGCGCAGGACTCCGGCACCACCGGCAGCGGCGAAGCCGGCGCGCCCAGCCAGACGCAGGGCACCGCGGGCGAGGCCCCGCCCGAGCAGTCCTCCCCGGTGGAGCAGGCCCCGGCCACCAGCTCGGGACCCTCCTCCGGCGGCTCGGCCACTTCAGGTGGTTCGACGAGCGGCGGCGGCGGTTCGGACGGCGGCTCGTCCTCCTCCGGCCAGCCGGGCCTGGTGGGCGGCTTGCTCGGGTAG